In Streptomyces sp. 71268, the DNA window AGACGGACGCGGCGACGGGTGACGCGTTGGCGGGTGCGGAGTTCACGCTGTGGCGTGAGAGCAACGGTACCGAGGGGTTGCAGACCACCGGAGCCGACCCGGACACCCGGGTCTCCACCTGCACCACCCCGGCCAGCGGTGTCTGCGCGGACACCACCAGCCTGGGGACGTACTACTGGGAGGAGACGGCGGCTCCGGATGGTTACGAGTTGCCGGCCGACCCGGTGTTTGGTCCGTTGACGTTGACGGAGGACAACGCTGATACGGGTGTGCGGGTTGTGGCGGAGAACACGGATTCGCCCGAGCCGCCGGTGACCGGTGATGTCAGTGTGTTGAAGACCGATACGGCAACCGGTGGTCCGTTGGCGGGTGCGGAGTTCGTGCTGTGGCGTGAGAGCAACGGCGTGGCCGGGCTCCAGACCACCGGTGACGACCCGGACACCCGGGTTTCGGAGTGCACGACGCCGGCCAGCGGCGAGTGTGCCGAGACGACCGGACTCGGCACCTACTACTGGGAAGAGACCTCGGCACCCCCGGGGTACGACCTGCCCACCCCGAGCGTGTTCGGCCCGCTCACGCTGACCGAGGAGAACGCCGCCGAAGGCGTACGGGTCGAGGCCGCGAACAGCTCCACCCCGGTGCCGCCGACGACCGGTGAGGTCAGTGTCCTGAAGACGGACGCGGCGACGGGTGACGCGTTGGCCGGCGCGGAGTTCACGCTGTGGCGTGAGACGAACGGCACCGAGGGGTTGCAGACCGAGGGCGACGACCCTGACACCCGGGTTTCCACGTGTACGACTCCCGCCACTGGCGTGTGCGCGGACACCACCAGCCTGGGGACGTACTACTGGGAGGAGACGGCGGCTCCGGATGGTTACGAGTTGCCCGCCGACCCGGTGTTTGGTCCGTTGACGTTGACGGAGGACAACGCTGACACGGGTGTGCGGGTCGTGGCGGAGAACACGGATTCGCCCGAGCCGCCGGTGACCGGTGATGTCAGTGTGATCAAGACGGACGCGGAGACCGGTGGTCCGTTGGCGGGTGCGGAGTTCGTGCTGTGGCGTGAGAGCAACGGCGTGGCCGGGCTCCAGACCACCGGCGACGACCCGGACACCCGGGTTTCGGAGTGCACGACGCCGGCCAGCGGCGAGTGCGCCGAGACGACCGGACTCGGCACGTACTACTGGGAGGAGACGGCCGCACCCGGCGGTTACGACCTGCCTGCCGACCCGGTCTTCGGACCGCTGACGCTGACCGAGGAGAACGCCGGCGCCGGCGTACGCGTCGAGGCGTCGAACACCGCCTCGTCCGAGCCGGAGCCGACGACCGGCGAGGTCAGTGTCATCAAGACCGACTCGGGGTCGGGTGACCCGCTCGCCGGTGCCGAGTTCGTGCTGTGGCGTGAGTCGAACGGTACGCCTGGGTTGCAGACGGGTGGGGCCGACCCGGACACGCGGGTTTCGGACTGCACGACGCCTGCCAGTGGTGTGTGTGCCGACACCACTGAACTCGGTACGTACTACTGGGAGGAGACCGCTGCTCCCGACGGGTACGACCTGCCCGACCCGAACGTCTTCGGTCCGCTCACGCTGACCGCGGACAACGCCGACACCGGTGTACGGATCGAGGCGTCCAACACCGCTTCGTCCGAGCCGGAGCCGACGACCGGCGAGGTCAGCGTCATCAAGACGGACGCGGCGACGGGTGACACGCTGGCGGGCGCTGAGTTCACGCTGTGGCGTGAGAGCAATGGCACCGAGGGGTTGCAGACCACCGGTGCCGACCCGGACACCCGGGTCTCCACCTGCACCACCCCGGCCAGCGGTGTCTGTGCCGACACCACGGGTCTCGGCACGTACTACTGGGTGGAAGACGAGGCCCCCGACGGCTACGACCTCCCGGCCGACCCGGTCTTCGGGCCGCTGACGCTGACGGAGGAGAACGCCGGCGCCGGCGTACGGGCCGAGGCCGAGAACACTCCCTCGTCCGAGCCGGAGCCGACGACCGGCGAGGTCAGTGTCATCAAGACCGACTCGGGGTCGGGTGACCCGCTTGCTGGTGCCGAGTTCGTGCTGTGGCGTGAGTCGAACGGTACGCCTGGGCTGCAGACGGGTGGGGCCGATCCGGACACGCGGGTTTCGGACTGCACGACGCCTGCCAGTGGTGTGTGTGCCGACACCACTGAACTCGGTACGTACTACTGGGAGGAGACCGCTGCTCCCGACGGGTACGACCTGCCCGACCCGAACGTCTTCGGTCCGCTCACGCTGACCGCGGACAACGCCGACACCGGGGCGCGGATCGAGGCGGCGAACCACCGCTCGTCCGAGCCGGAGCCCACCACCGGTGAGGTGAGCGTCATCAAGAGGGACGCTGAGACCGGTGACGTGCTGGCGGGTGCGGAGTTCACGTTGTGGCGTGAGAGCAATGGCACCGAGGGGTTGCAGACCACCGGTGCCGACCCGGACACCCGGGTCTCCACCTGCACCACCCCGGCCAGCGGGGTGTGCGCCGACAC includes these proteins:
- a CDS encoding SpaA isopeptide-forming pilin-related protein, which codes for MRPISERLAALRSRAGAAGVACAVVATAVPILTFGLSAPPAAAAPLPGGLGPCVPGSCPDPFPPINNDAFHGRDDAINIFVGDDFLVRGRAAEAEGRVVVLDNFDQNKDTAAGGLYNLGIVGVGSRVPPPDGSDFLSTGGDVTIAPGQVLDTTGGVVGEDGIVRYAGTLTGTVRGTTIQDSDAVAPYTALRDELTAASRCYARVDGAPRPATGTAVNQGYQTLFTGDGTSSLQVFNVDFDMVGAGGGAQGIAFAGIPADATILVNIVGADRTINTYSGGITDDDPLNAYRERLLWNFPDATSVDLAGSGQFQGSVLVGEQSSTTTVTLPGINGRMFTTGSLTHTSAATGGGGQEFHAYPFDGDLPDCGTGPEPPTTGEVSVLKTDAATGDALAGAEFTLWRESNGTEGLQTTGADPDTRVSTCTTPASGVCADTTSLGTYYWEETAAPDGYELPADPVFGPLTLTEDNADTGVRVVAENTDSPEPPVTGDVSVLKTDTATGGPLAGAEFVLWRESNGVAGLQTTGDDPDTRVSECTTPASGECAETTGLGTYYWEETSAPPGYDLPTPSVFGPLTLTEENAAEGVRVEAANSSTPVPPTTGEVSVLKTDAATGDALAGAEFTLWRETNGTEGLQTEGDDPDTRVSTCTTPATGVCADTTSLGTYYWEETAAPDGYELPADPVFGPLTLTEDNADTGVRVVAENTDSPEPPVTGDVSVIKTDAETGGPLAGAEFVLWRESNGVAGLQTTGDDPDTRVSECTTPASGECAETTGLGTYYWEETAAPGGYDLPADPVFGPLTLTEENAGAGVRVEASNTASSEPEPTTGEVSVIKTDSGSGDPLAGAEFVLWRESNGTPGLQTGGADPDTRVSDCTTPASGVCADTTELGTYYWEETAAPDGYDLPDPNVFGPLTLTADNADTGVRIEASNTASSEPEPTTGEVSVIKTDAATGDTLAGAEFTLWRESNGTEGLQTTGADPDTRVSTCTTPASGVCADTTGLGTYYWVEDEAPDGYDLPADPVFGPLTLTEENAGAGVRAEAENTPSSEPEPTTGEVSVIKTDSGSGDPLAGAEFVLWRESNGTPGLQTGGADPDTRVSDCTTPASGVCADTTELGTYYWEETAAPDGYDLPDPNVFGPLTLTADNADTGARIEAANHRSSEPEPTTGEVSVIKRDAETGDVLAGAEFTLWRESNGTEGLQTTGADPDTRVSTCTTPASGVCADTTNLDTYYWVENEAPDGYELPADPVFGPLTLTEENAGAGVRVEAENTREVTPPGKGSIKLLKKDAKHGKPLAGAVFELWRETNGVEGLQVRGDNPDTRQDRGCSTDKAGVCTFEDLPVGEYYLRETAVPEGYELPDNPVSGPYEVTKENSSEGVTVELSNKRGEPCKGKDCKPQPPCDCHCGCCDHGNHGEHGRNCHHGNHGNHGNHGKNCHHHNNGHHHGKSCHHNGGDHGKDGHHNDGHHGKDGRHHNDNHHNDGHHSKDGRRDDDKNHGHDHHSTPNKNERHDKNHKGGEHGKGGEHKPHADSRS